One Nicotiana sylvestris chromosome 12, ASM39365v2, whole genome shotgun sequence genomic window carries:
- the LOC104214848 gene encoding peroxidase 22.3-like, which yields MANNDIPPPFLDLPALINNFKNQGLDEKDLVALSGGHTLGFAQCFTFRDRIYNETNNIDSTFASQRQADCPRSGGDSNLAPLDPTPVLFDTEYFSNLLCKKGLLHSDQALFSGGQTDNLVQIYSTNLGTFAKDFAESMIKMGNIKPLTGDQGQIRVNCRKMMRTSVANVSDQEGVALPVTRG from the exons ATGGCCAACAACGACATCCCACCTCCATTCTTGGACTTACCTGCACTTATCAACAACTTCAAGAACCAAGGCTTGGATGAAAAAGATCTCGTCGCGCTCTCTGGTGGCCATACACTAGGGTTTGCGCAATGTTTCACTTTCAGAGATCGTATCTATAACGAGACTAACAACATTGACTCAACCTTTGCAAGTCAACGCCAAGCCGATTGTCCACGTAGTGGAGGTGATTCCAACCTTGCTCCTCTTGATCCAACGCCAGTTCTTTTTGACACGGAATATTTTAGTAACTTGTTGTGCAAGAAAGGGCTTCTGCACTCTGATCAAGCACTGTTTAGTGGTGGACAAACTGATAACCTTGTTCAAATATATAGTACCAACCTTGGGACTTTCGCTAAAGATTTCGCTGAGTCTATGATTAAGATGGGAAATATCAAGCCATTGACCGGGGATCAAGGTCAAATTCGCGTAAACTGCAGGAAG atgatgagAACGAGTGTAGCTAATGTTTCAGATCAGGAAGGAGTTGCTCTCCCTGTTACTAGAGGCTGA